Proteins from one Planctomyces sp. SH-PL62 genomic window:
- the egtB gene encoding ergothioneine biosynthesis protein EgtB, with protein sequence MSDLPSDSSARPALAARYREVRSRSEELCTTLEPEDYQLQSMPDCSPPKWHLAHSAWFFETFLLVPHAPGYRVHHPRYGFLFNSYYDSIGDRWARPARGLLSRPTVAEVYAYRRAVDEGMLGLIESADDQVLGVIAPLVEIGLNHEEQHQELLLTDLKHAFGLNPLRPCYAPAVDVEAVDPSPLGWEPHQGGVRWIGHEGPGFTFDNEGPRHREYVAAFALASRPVNNGEYLAFIEDGGYDRPELWLSDGWAAGRDAGWSAPLHWHRDGPGHVLFTLRGMRPLDPAETVCHLSYYEADAYARWAGARLPTEAEWETASRSRPVEGNFLDSGRLHPTTAGGSFYGDVWVWTSSPYAAYRGYRPAAGALGEYNGKFMCNQMVLRGGSCVTPPGHVRPTYRNFFPPHARWQFSGLRLAKDLSE encoded by the coding sequence ATGTCCGACCTGCCTTCCGATTCTTCGGCTCGTCCCGCGCTGGCGGCCCGCTATCGCGAGGTCCGTAGCCGCAGTGAGGAACTGTGCACGACGTTGGAGCCGGAGGATTATCAGCTCCAGTCGATGCCCGATTGCAGCCCGCCCAAGTGGCACCTGGCGCACTCGGCCTGGTTCTTCGAGACGTTTCTGCTCGTGCCGCACGCGCCGGGGTATCGCGTGCATCACCCTCGGTACGGCTTCCTGTTCAACTCCTATTACGACTCGATCGGCGATCGCTGGGCCCGCCCCGCCCGAGGATTGCTGTCGCGTCCCACGGTCGCCGAGGTGTACGCCTACCGCCGCGCGGTCGACGAGGGGATGCTCGGTCTCATCGAGTCGGCCGACGACCAGGTCCTGGGCGTAATTGCGCCTCTCGTCGAGATCGGCCTGAATCACGAAGAACAACACCAGGAGTTGTTGCTCACCGACCTGAAACACGCGTTCGGCCTGAACCCGCTGCGGCCCTGCTACGCCCCGGCGGTTGATGTGGAGGCCGTCGACCCGAGCCCCCTGGGATGGGAGCCGCACCAGGGGGGCGTGCGCTGGATCGGTCATGAGGGGCCTGGCTTCACGTTCGACAACGAGGGGCCTAGGCATCGCGAGTACGTCGCCGCGTTCGCGCTGGCCTCGCGTCCGGTGAACAACGGCGAGTATCTGGCGTTCATCGAGGACGGCGGCTACGACCGGCCCGAGTTGTGGCTCTCCGACGGATGGGCCGCCGGCCGCGACGCCGGTTGGTCGGCGCCCTTGCACTGGCACCGCGACGGCCCCGGCCACGTGCTGTTCACGCTTCGGGGGATGCGGCCCCTGGACCCGGCCGAGACCGTCTGCCACCTGAGCTATTACGAGGCCGACGCCTACGCCCGATGGGCCGGAGCCCGGCTGCCGACCGAGGCCGAGTGGGAGACTGCGTCCCGCTCGCGGCCGGTGGAAGGGAACTTCCTGGACTCGGGCCGGCTCCACCCGACGACCGCCGGGGGCTCGTTCTATGGCGACGTATGGGTGTGGACCTCCAGCCCGTACGCGGCCTATCGGGGGTATCGGCCCGCCGCCGGGGCGCTCGGCGAATACAACGGGAAGTTCATGTGCAACCAGATGGTGCTGCGAGGCGGCTCGTGCGTCACTCCGCCGGGGCACGTCCGGCCGACTTACCGCAATTTCTTCCCGCCCCACGCCCGCTGGCAATTCTCGGGACTCCGACTCGCGAAGGACCTCTCCGAATGA
- a CDS encoding argininosuccinate synthase: MAREKIVLAYSGGLDTSVAVKWINETYDMDVIAYTCDLGQGQDIHAIRDKALRTGAVEAVAEDARNLFIDYFVWPSLMAGALYEGKYPLATALGRPLIAQLMVRVAREHGATAVAHGCTGKGNDQVRFDVTFQTLAPDLKIVAPVREWKWTRTQELEYAAKHGIEVEATKKSIFSTDQNLWGRSIEAGILEDPWVEPPAETFQWTTDPKDAPDEPEEVEITFEQGRPVAWNGKEMDGIELIEAANKTAGKHGVGRIDHIENRLVGIKSREIYEAPGAILLNEAHKELEFLTLSKESQRFKTLVSQTYADLIYNGLWFSQLHQDLMAFTVSNQQYVSGVVRMKLYKGGLIVVGRKSPHSLYRHELATYEEGDQYDATAAMGFIKIHGLGQTTQAKHQLLNAKAGGPRLELPSIIPPSNTK, from the coding sequence GGCCTCGATACGTCGGTGGCCGTCAAGTGGATCAACGAAACGTACGACATGGACGTCATCGCCTACACCTGCGACCTCGGGCAGGGGCAGGACATCCATGCGATCCGCGACAAGGCGCTGCGCACCGGCGCCGTCGAGGCGGTCGCCGAGGACGCCCGCAACCTCTTCATCGACTACTTCGTCTGGCCCTCGCTGATGGCCGGCGCCCTCTACGAGGGCAAGTACCCGCTGGCCACGGCGCTGGGGCGGCCGCTGATCGCCCAGCTGATGGTGCGCGTGGCGCGCGAGCATGGCGCGACGGCCGTCGCCCACGGCTGCACCGGCAAGGGGAACGACCAGGTCCGGTTCGACGTCACCTTCCAGACCCTCGCCCCGGACCTCAAGATCGTGGCCCCGGTCCGCGAGTGGAAGTGGACCCGGACCCAGGAGCTGGAGTACGCCGCCAAGCACGGCATCGAGGTCGAGGCGACCAAGAAGTCGATCTTCAGCACCGACCAGAACCTCTGGGGCCGCTCCATCGAGGCCGGCATCCTGGAAGACCCCTGGGTCGAGCCCCCCGCCGAAACCTTCCAGTGGACCACCGACCCCAAGGACGCCCCCGACGAGCCCGAGGAGGTCGAGATCACCTTCGAGCAGGGCCGCCCGGTCGCCTGGAACGGCAAGGAGATGGACGGCATCGAGCTGATCGAGGCCGCCAACAAGACCGCCGGCAAGCACGGCGTCGGCCGGATCGACCACATCGAGAACCGCCTGGTCGGCATCAAGTCGCGCGAGATCTACGAGGCCCCGGGCGCGATCCTCCTGAACGAGGCCCACAAGGAGCTGGAGTTCCTCACGCTCTCGAAGGAATCCCAGCGGTTCAAGACCCTGGTCAGCCAGACCTACGCCGACCTGATCTACAACGGCCTCTGGTTCAGCCAGCTCCACCAGGACCTGATGGCGTTCACGGTCTCCAACCAGCAGTACGTCTCGGGCGTGGTCCGGATGAAGCTGTACAAGGGGGGCCTGATCGTCGTCGGCCGCAAGAGTCCGCACAGCCTCTACCGCCACGAGCTGGCGACCTACGAGGAAGGCGACCAGTACGACGCCACCGCCGCCATGGGCTTCATCAAGATCCACGGCCTCGGCCAGACCACCCAGGCCAAGCACCAGCTCCTCAACGCCAAGGCCGGCGGCCCGCGCCTCGAACTCCCCAGCATCATCCCCCCCAGCAACACCAAGTGA